In Methanosarcina barkeri MS, a single window of DNA contains:
- the hacB gene encoding homoaconitase small subunit: MKTPIIGRVWKFGNDIDTDVIIPGKYLRTKDMQVFAAHAMEGIDPEFAKKVKPGDIIVAGSNFGCGSSREQAPLALKHAGIACVVAKSFARIFFRNAINVGLPLIEADIECQEGDEIRVYLLKGEVTVSGKGTFRGNKLPDFLLQILADGGLVAHRKIIQSEQKE, from the coding sequence ATGAAAACCCCTATCATAGGCCGAGTCTGGAAATTCGGAAACGATATCGATACAGATGTAATTATTCCTGGTAAATACCTGCGGACCAAAGATATGCAGGTTTTTGCAGCTCATGCAATGGAAGGCATTGACCCCGAGTTTGCAAAAAAAGTAAAACCAGGGGATATTATTGTAGCAGGCAGCAATTTCGGCTGCGGCTCCTCAAGAGAACAGGCTCCCCTTGCTTTAAAACATGCAGGTATAGCCTGTGTTGTAGCAAAATCTTTCGCAAGGATCTTTTTCCGAAATGCAATCAATGTAGGGCTACCTCTTATTGAAGCCGATATCGAGTGTCAGGAAGGAGATGAGATCAGGGTTTATCTGCTAAAAGGCGAGGTTACGGTTTCAGGTAAAGGCACATTCAGGGGAAATAAATTGCCGGATTTCCTTCTTCAGATACTTGCTGACGGCGGGCTTGTAGCTCATAGAAAAATAATCCAGAGCGAGCAAAAAGAATAA
- a CDS encoding ferritin family protein: protein MRSTYQDVVEEVKNLKGIEEAVALAIERETEARDFYLSKAALMDKPKFKELYEYLANEEAKHLGYLERYRDQNELLVTSTEIPSGQSFTPEFDMGRIKGGEVTLGDAGILVAALRHERKSEDFYLEVAKRVDDESLKTFFEMLAGYERSHYELIDQFLEEITSFRMQT from the coding sequence ATGAGAAGCACGTATCAAGATGTAGTAGAGGAAGTAAAAAATCTTAAAGGAATTGAAGAAGCCGTAGCTCTGGCAATTGAGAGGGAAACAGAGGCAAGAGACTTCTACTTGAGTAAAGCTGCTTTAATGGACAAACCGAAATTTAAGGAACTCTACGAGTACCTGGCAAATGAAGAGGCAAAACATCTTGGCTATCTTGAAAGATATCGGGATCAAAATGAGCTGCTCGTAACCAGTACGGAAATTCCGAGTGGCCAGTCTTTCACCCCTGAGTTTGATATGGGCCGCATAAAAGGTGGAGAGGTTACGCTTGGAGATGCGGGCATCCTTGTTGCAGCCCTGAGGCACGAGAGAAAAAGTGAAGATTTTTATTTGGAAGTCGCAAAAAGGGTCGATGACGAAAGCCTGAAAACTTTCTTCGAGATGCTAGCAGGTTACGAAAGAAGCCATTACGAGTTAATTGACCAGTTCCTGGAAGAGATTACCAGTTTCCGGATGCAGACCTGA
- a CDS encoding cyclase family protein, translating into MVVYPGKPGPSIKRYASVPRDKVNESILTLGSHTGTHVESRLHLQEGREGVADLPLDHFYGKCRVFDLALVESEIHMQDLEEFEIGPEEIVLLKTRNSALGYVQFLENYVHLKMDAAEYLVNAGIKTLGFDYLSIKKPDGDDDVRELLINNTTLFLGLNLAGVPEGEYTFIGLPLRIDTDGAPARVILVKY; encoded by the coding sequence ATGGTTGTATATCCGGGAAAGCCGGGACCTTCTATTAAGAGGTATGCCTCTGTTCCGAGGGATAAGGTAAACGAGTCTATCCTGACTCTTGGAAGCCATACAGGTACTCACGTAGAGTCCAGGCTGCATCTTCAGGAAGGTAGAGAAGGAGTTGCTGACTTGCCTCTTGATCATTTTTATGGAAAGTGCAGGGTTTTTGACCTCGCTCTGGTAGAAAGTGAAATTCATATGCAGGACCTTGAAGAGTTTGAAATCGGACCTGAAGAAATAGTACTTCTCAAGACCAGAAACTCGGCTCTTGGGTACGTGCAATTCCTTGAAAATTATGTACACCTTAAAATGGATGCAGCTGAATACCTCGTCAATGCCGGAATCAAAACCCTGGGATTTGATTACCTGAGCATCAAAAAACCTGACGGGGACGATGATGTCCGTGAACTGCTTATTAATAATACGACTTTGTTTTTAGGACTCAACCTTGCCGGTGTTCCTGAGGGGGAATATACATTCATAGGTCTGCCTCTCCGTATAGATACGGACGGAGCTCCGGCGAGAGTGATACTTGTTAAATACTAA
- a CDS encoding manganese efflux pump MntP: MSFLTNFLLGLGLSMDAFAVSMSSSTTIRPFHLKDALKLAFFFGGFQAFMPVLGWLGGSAVSGFVSNYAPWIAFGLLAFIGGKMIYEALYGDPDGKINSLNYPVLLMLAIATSIDALAVGISFAFLNTPILEPVIIIGCVTFFMSFCGAVLGYRIGHFFEHEVEIIGGLILIGIGGKILAEHLLWI; encoded by the coding sequence ATGTCTTTCCTGACTAATTTCCTTTTAGGACTTGGGCTTTCAATGGATGCATTTGCAGTTTCCATGTCCAGCAGTACTACTATACGGCCTTTTCATCTAAAGGATGCACTGAAGCTTGCTTTCTTTTTTGGAGGATTTCAGGCTTTTATGCCTGTGTTGGGCTGGCTTGGAGGGAGCGCAGTAAGTGGCTTTGTATCAAACTATGCTCCCTGGATTGCTTTTGGGCTTCTGGCCTTTATCGGAGGCAAAATGATTTATGAGGCTCTTTATGGAGATCCGGATGGGAAGATAAATTCCCTCAATTATCCGGTGCTTCTGATGCTCGCAATCGCTACAAGTATAGATGCCCTTGCCGTGGGAATTAGCTTTGCTTTTCTCAATACTCCTATTCTTGAACCTGTGATTATAATAGGCTGTGTGACCTTTTTCATGTCTTTCTGCGGAGCAGTCCTGGGGTACAGAATAGGTCATTTTTTTGAGCACGAAGTCGAGATTATTGGAGGGCTTATCCTTATCGGGATTGGTGGAAAAATCCTTGCTGAACATCTACTCTGGATCTGA
- a CDS encoding FprA family A-type flavoprotein has product MDTEETGGVVELSSGVYWVGAIDWNGRDFHGFTTPGGTTYNSYLVIGEKTALIDTVKSPFAGEMLRRISQIIDPSKLDYIVVNHMELDHSGSLAELKKQTDAKILITKKGIDILNGYFKSSGSENWDLEVVKTGDQLDLGGKTLLFLEATMLHWPDSMETFLKEDRILFSNDGFGQHIATSKRYDFEVGDVLPEAAEYYANILMPFHMPLLRYLGLLTRLGIEPLQIAPSHGIIWKRDLPKILEAYRSWAGGEVKEKVLVIYDTMWGSTEIMANEIAETVRAAGVEVKLLNLRKSSRSNIMKEMLDAAAFAVGSPTLNNGLFPTVGDFLVYLKGLRPQKKKAVAFGSYGWGGGAVKIIEQELKSAGIEVIGPGLQVKYRPYEKELLRCKKLGEQLVAIAKKN; this is encoded by the coding sequence ATGGATACAGAAGAAACAGGTGGAGTCGTTGAACTCTCCAGTGGTGTATACTGGGTAGGAGCAATTGATTGGAACGGAAGAGATTTTCACGGATTTACTACTCCCGGAGGAACAACCTACAACTCCTACCTGGTCATTGGGGAAAAGACCGCACTTATAGATACGGTAAAATCTCCCTTTGCAGGGGAGATGCTCAGACGCATTAGTCAAATTATAGACCCTTCAAAACTCGACTACATTGTAGTAAACCATATGGAACTTGACCATTCAGGTTCTCTGGCAGAGCTTAAAAAACAAACCGATGCTAAAATACTCATTACAAAAAAGGGCATAGATATCCTTAATGGTTACTTTAAAAGCTCAGGCAGTGAGAACTGGGACCTTGAGGTTGTGAAGACAGGCGACCAGCTGGATCTTGGTGGCAAAACCCTTCTGTTCCTGGAAGCTACAATGCTGCACTGGCCTGACAGTATGGAGACTTTCCTGAAAGAAGACAGAATCCTCTTTTCAAACGATGGTTTCGGGCAGCATATAGCAACATCAAAAAGATATGATTTTGAAGTGGGAGATGTCCTTCCTGAAGCAGCCGAGTACTACGCAAACATTCTCATGCCTTTCCATATGCCGCTTCTTCGTTATCTTGGGTTATTAACCAGGTTGGGAATAGAACCCTTGCAGATAGCTCCTTCTCACGGAATTATATGGAAACGGGATCTGCCGAAGATCCTTGAGGCTTACAGATCGTGGGCTGGTGGAGAGGTAAAAGAAAAAGTGCTTGTGATATATGACACCATGTGGGGTAGCACAGAAATAATGGCAAACGAAATTGCCGAAACTGTCCGAGCCGCAGGTGTGGAGGTAAAACTGCTGAATCTTCGAAAAAGCTCAAGGAGTAATATCATGAAAGAGATGCTTGATGCAGCCGCTTTTGCAGTAGGTTCACCGACCCTTAATAATGGGCTCTTTCCAACGGTCGGTGACTTCCTGGTATATCTCAAAGGCCTACGCCCCCAGAAGAAAAAAGCTGTGGCATTCGGATCCTATGGCTGGGGAGGAGGAGCAGTAAAAATCATAGAACAGGAACTAAAAAGCGCAGGAATTGAAGTGATTGGTCCCGGGTTGCAGGTAAAGTACAGACCATATGAAAAAGAACTGTTGAGATGCAAAAAGCTTGGAGAGCAGCTTGTAGCCATCGCAAAAAAGAATTAA
- a CDS encoding TolB family protein, producing the protein MKRKLFSVSLVLVFFILISTVASAEQYTKIGSGAEPAIDDGKVVWTSNGVIYIYDLKTKKETTVNSSAASYPAISGNKLVWHDESSGVPRLTVYDIKTRSRSHVTKDVDNSSIPAICDSRIVWSADSCVYMRDISTSMQIKIAAGNNPDIYANRISYDSYSTEDTPQIYVYDITTKKAIDVSQYGDNMFSHIYGDKVIWSDFYNRLGNIRMYDIITGQQTEVTTGDDKTGYDTGGSTGISGKKIVYLKHDNLANIDSGDLYIYNTYTGKSKQLTSDNTAQTPAISGNVIVWSDSGSICVLNC; encoded by the coding sequence GTGAAAAGGAAATTATTTTCAGTATCATTAGTTCTTGTATTTTTTATTTTGATATCGACAGTGGCTTCAGCTGAACAATATACAAAAATTGGCAGTGGGGCTGAGCCCGCTATCGATGATGGTAAAGTAGTGTGGACAAGTAATGGTGTTATTTACATTTATGACCTGAAAACCAAAAAAGAAACTACAGTTAACTCTTCCGCAGCATCTTATCCAGCGATTTCAGGCAATAAGTTAGTTTGGCATGACGAGAGCAGTGGAGTCCCCAGACTTACTGTATATGATATAAAAACCAGGTCGAGATCTCACGTCACAAAAGATGTAGACAACAGTAGTATTCCTGCTATTTGCGACAGCAGGATAGTATGGAGCGCAGATTCCTGTGTTTACATGCGTGACATATCTACATCCATGCAGATTAAAATCGCAGCTGGAAACAATCCTGATATCTATGCTAACAGGATCTCTTATGACTCTTATTCTACCGAGGACACGCCGCAAATTTATGTATATGACATTACTACTAAAAAAGCAATAGATGTCAGTCAGTATGGTGATAACATGTTTTCACATATTTATGGCGACAAAGTGATATGGTCGGATTTCTATAACCGACTGGGTAATATCCGCATGTATGATATTATTACCGGACAACAAACCGAAGTCACAACAGGGGATGACAAAACTGGTTATGATACTGGAGGTTCAACTGGCATAAGTGGCAAGAAGATTGTGTACTTGAAGCATGACAACCTTGCAAATATAGATTCAGGTGATTTATACATATACAATACGTATACCGGAAAGAGTAAACAGTTGACATCTGACAATACTGCACAAACCCCAGCTATATCCGGCAATGTTATAGTGTGGTCTGATTCTGGCAGTATCTGTGTGTTGAACTGTTGA
- the afpA gene encoding archaeoflavoprotein AfpA, which yields MVESLNKNIKRIAWGITGSGDQMIETYSILVDIKNRTNVEAMVFLSKEGETVMKWYHLWDKIQKDFPNFKVDAGPNSPFIAGPLQMGYYDFLLIAPATANTVAKIVYGIADTLVTNAVSQTGKGQTPIFILPVDQKRGSVKTSAPSGRAFELNMREVDVQNSEKLAQMENITVLKSPYEIYDIFGLERPTEDIILKVKERKKKKTQEETRI from the coding sequence TTGGTAGAATCATTAAATAAGAACATCAAGCGAATAGCATGGGGAATTACAGGTTCGGGAGACCAGATGATTGAGACCTACAGCATTCTGGTAGACATTAAGAACCGAACAAATGTTGAAGCAATGGTTTTTCTCTCTAAAGAGGGTGAGACCGTAATGAAATGGTATCATCTCTGGGATAAAATCCAGAAAGACTTTCCTAACTTTAAGGTGGATGCAGGCCCTAACTCCCCGTTCATTGCAGGCCCACTGCAGATGGGATACTACGACTTCTTATTGATAGCCCCGGCAACCGCCAATACCGTGGCAAAAATTGTGTATGGGATTGCAGATACCCTTGTTACAAACGCCGTTTCTCAGACTGGAAAAGGACAAACACCTATTTTCATCCTGCCAGTAGACCAGAAAAGAGGGAGTGTAAAAACCTCTGCACCCAGTGGCAGAGCCTTTGAACTTAATATGCGTGAAGTAGATGTTCAAAACTCGGAAAAACTTGCACAGATGGAAAATATCACGGTGCTTAAAAGCCCCTACGAAATTTATGACATATTCGGGCTTGAGCGACCTACTGAAGATATAATCCTGAAAGTGAAAGAACGAAAAAAGAAGAAAACTCAGGAAGAAACCAGGATATAA
- a CDS encoding isocitrate/isopropylmalate dehydrogenase family protein, which yields MRLAVIEGDGIGREVIPAAVKVLDAFGLEFEKVSLELGYTRWERTGTAISNDDLETIKGCDAVLFGAITTVPDPNYKSVLLTIRKELDLYANVRPVKPLPGITGVTGRNDFDFIIVRENTEGLYSGIEEIGPEISWTKRVVTRKGSKRIAESACKLAKKRKNKLTIVHKSNVLKSDKLFLDVCRQTASANGVEYEDMLVDSMAYNLIMHPERYDIVVTTNLFGDILSDMCAALVGSLGLVPSANIGEKYAFFEPVHGSAPDIAGKGIANPLAAILCVKMLLEWMGEPRSQIIDEAIAYVLQKKIITLDLGGTASTMEVGNAVAEYVVSNM from the coding sequence ATGAGACTAGCTGTAATCGAAGGTGATGGTATAGGTAGGGAAGTAATCCCTGCAGCTGTTAAAGTCCTTGATGCCTTCGGGCTTGAGTTTGAAAAAGTTTCCCTGGAGCTTGGCTATACTCGGTGGGAAAGGACAGGAACTGCAATATCAAATGATGATCTGGAAACTATAAAGGGGTGCGATGCTGTCCTTTTTGGGGCAATTACTACTGTACCGGATCCGAATTACAAAAGTGTGCTCCTGACAATACGAAAGGAACTGGACCTATATGCTAATGTCAGGCCTGTAAAACCTCTGCCCGGCATAACAGGAGTTACAGGGAGAAACGATTTCGATTTTATTATTGTCAGGGAAAACACTGAAGGGCTGTATTCTGGAATTGAAGAAATAGGGCCTGAAATCTCCTGGACGAAAAGAGTCGTCACCCGGAAAGGTTCCAAGCGGATTGCAGAATCTGCCTGTAAGCTTGCAAAGAAAAGAAAGAACAAGCTGACCATTGTTCATAAATCCAATGTCCTGAAATCCGACAAGCTTTTCCTCGATGTTTGCAGGCAAACCGCCAGTGCTAACGGCGTGGAATATGAGGATATGCTGGTTGACTCGATGGCTTACAACCTTATTATGCATCCTGAAAGGTACGACATTGTGGTTACAACGAACCTCTTCGGAGACATTTTGAGTGATATGTGCGCAGCCCTTGTAGGAAGTCTCGGCCTTGTCCCAAGTGCCAATATAGGGGAGAAATATGCCTTCTTCGAACCTGTGCACGGGAGCGCACCTGACATTGCCGGAAAGGGTATTGCAAATCCGCTTGCTGCGATTCTCTGTGTAAAAATGCTGCTCGAATGGATGGGAGAACCTCGGTCGCAAATTATCGATGAGGCAATAGCCTATGTGCTTCAAAAGAAAATCATAACTCTTGACCTCGGAGGGACGGCTAGCACAATGGAAGTCGGAAACGCAGTTGCGGAATATGTGGTGAGTAATATGTGA
- a CDS encoding flavodoxin family protein, which produces MQETEAKPIRILGISGSPRNMATDFLIREALKIAEEKYGAETDYFSAKGKKLNFCIHCDFCLKTKEGCIHKDDISAELYDKMIWADAWIIGTPVYQGTLSAQTKTIMDRCRAVVAKNPKVFLNKVGMGIADGGDRMGGQEPAIQTILNFYVINEMIPVGGGSFGANLGGTFWSKDKGAEGVSEDSEGMRSLRRTLKKLVQTTRLVKNASSGTESKPQSSETKKEESK; this is translated from the coding sequence ATGCAAGAAACCGAAGCCAAACCTATACGAATTCTCGGAATATCCGGAAGTCCCAGAAATATGGCAACTGATTTTCTGATCCGGGAAGCGCTGAAGATTGCAGAGGAGAAATATGGTGCAGAAACCGATTACTTTTCTGCAAAAGGGAAAAAGCTGAACTTTTGCATCCACTGCGACTTCTGTCTAAAAACAAAGGAAGGCTGCATTCATAAGGATGATATTTCAGCCGAGCTATACGACAAAATGATCTGGGCAGACGCCTGGATTATCGGAACTCCTGTTTATCAGGGAACGCTGAGCGCTCAGACTAAAACAATTATGGATAGATGCAGAGCCGTAGTTGCCAAAAACCCAAAGGTTTTTTTGAATAAAGTTGGAATGGGCATTGCAGACGGAGGAGACAGGATGGGGGGACAGGAACCGGCTATCCAGACTATCCTGAACTTTTATGTGATCAATGAAATGATACCTGTGGGAGGAGGCTCTTTTGGAGCTAACCTGGGGGGGACATTCTGGTCTAAGGACAAAGGGGCAGAAGGAGTCTCAGAAGATTCCGAAGGCATGAGAAGCCTTAGAAGAACCCTTAAAAAACTTGTCCAGACAACCCGGCTTGTAAAAAATGCTTCTTCAGGAACGGAATCCAAACCCCAGTCGTCTGAAACGAAAAAAGAAGAAAGCAAATGA
- a CDS encoding DUF7714 family protein, producing MIFPDEYKYVGVTKSFCPGTEEPIYFLTDYLITEKGNPQTGDYEYAVYHVKKSGEGLLRKVEALETIASGEEVVKYDRELNIKDRTLLIETAEKLCTGKVNTVIFTGMDRHVTFVHAPDLSSILELEILDVAPPYPSWLSLVVKRLDASGIFGDLQVRFTEKVIDLRRFEGKNTVFPCSSSGLEGKCLDSDVLTENGHLLVGCEISKNLFEMRFPELEYSFINICPFKSEIVVPSKSFITRCCRSENSGLVKISGFDGAVVHWGASEYQVAEAIRKLVNSLRQSSEDLNSQV from the coding sequence ATGATTTTTCCTGATGAGTATAAGTATGTGGGCGTAACAAAATCCTTCTGCCCGGGCACTGAGGAGCCTATCTATTTTCTGACTGACTATCTGATTACAGAAAAGGGAAATCCTCAGACAGGCGACTACGAATATGCAGTTTATCACGTAAAAAAAAGCGGAGAGGGATTGCTCAGGAAAGTTGAAGCTCTCGAAACAATAGCCTCAGGAGAAGAGGTGGTAAAGTATGACAGGGAATTAAACATAAAAGACCGCACACTCCTGATCGAGACTGCAGAAAAGCTCTGTACCGGCAAAGTGAACACAGTAATTTTTACAGGTATGGATAGGCATGTTACTTTTGTTCATGCCCCTGACCTTTCAAGTATTCTTGAGCTAGAAATACTTGACGTTGCTCCTCCTTATCCGTCCTGGCTTTCTCTTGTTGTGAAAAGGCTTGACGCCAGTGGAATTTTCGGGGACCTCCAGGTCAGGTTTACTGAAAAGGTAATTGACCTCAGGCGTTTTGAAGGAAAAAATACGGTTTTTCCATGCAGCTCGTCTGGCCTCGAAGGCAAGTGCCTGGATTCGGATGTGCTCACAGAAAATGGACATTTACTTGTAGGATGCGAGATTTCGAAGAATCTTTTTGAGATGCGTTTTCCTGAACTAGAGTATTCTTTTATAAACATCTGTCCTTTCAAGTCCGAAATAGTTGTACCCTCAAAATCCTTTATTACTCGCTGCTGCAGGTCTGAAAATTCAGGGCTTGTAAAGATTTCGGGTTTTGATGGAGCTGTAGTTCACTGGGGAGCATCGGAGTACCAGGTTGCTGAAGCTATCCGAAAACTTGTAAACAGCCTCAGGCAGAGTTCAGAGGATCTAAATAGCCAGGTATAA
- a CDS encoding right-handed parallel beta-helix repeat-containing protein, with protein MQKRQLGTLFLVTCLILTTIPAALGVQSTKVVTVAGDGSGDYNCDGKADDVQINQALEFAAQNPGTTVHLKGPFTYDISDSLRIGSNTVLEGDSGTKIKLAKGLPVWGGRESSISDKKAMLMVRGSSASGVTIKGITVDGSQSDYYSGVRLGTSCYNMATIVNCNGLTIQDVTFQNGCNDAMLISQSSNVVIASVTVNKCGHDGVYAYHVNGITVKNCNFINRTNSSVRFDSVINGVMKNNECTTSGGGYAGLELQGTLKNIEASGNYFHDLSAPAVVHLNTKETGVNIHDNRIENCG; from the coding sequence ATGCAAAAAAGACAACTAGGAACCCTATTCCTGGTAACATGCCTTATTTTAACAACTATACCGGCTGCGTTAGGCGTTCAGAGTACAAAGGTAGTAACTGTTGCAGGAGACGGAAGTGGAGACTACAATTGTGATGGAAAAGCCGATGATGTCCAGATTAACCAGGCTCTTGAATTTGCTGCACAGAATCCGGGCACAACTGTCCACCTTAAAGGCCCGTTCACATATGATATAAGTGATTCTCTTCGGATCGGCAGCAACACAGTCCTTGAAGGAGATTCCGGTACAAAGATTAAGCTTGCCAAAGGACTACCTGTCTGGGGTGGGCGTGAGAGCAGTATTTCAGACAAGAAAGCCATGCTTATGGTTAGAGGCAGTTCTGCAAGCGGCGTTACAATAAAAGGCATAACTGTTGATGGCAGTCAGTCCGACTATTATTCTGGTGTCAGGCTCGGAACCTCCTGTTATAACATGGCAACTATAGTAAACTGCAACGGATTAACAATTCAGGATGTTACGTTCCAGAATGGATGTAATGATGCAATGCTCATTTCACAATCCAGCAACGTAGTGATAGCTTCCGTAACTGTAAACAAATGTGGACACGATGGTGTATATGCCTATCATGTAAACGGCATCACAGTTAAGAATTGTAATTTTATCAACCGGACTAATTCGTCCGTTAGATTCGATTCCGTTATCAATGGTGTCATGAAAAACAATGAATGTACTACATCTGGCGGTGGATACGCAGGCCTGGAATTACAGGGAACTCTTAAAAACATAGAAGCTTCTGGCAACTATTTCCATGACTTATCTGCCCCTGCAGTAGTGCACTTAAATACAAAAGAAACTGGTGTAAATATCCACGATAACAGAATTGAAAACTGTGGATAA